The Ziziphus jujuba cultivar Dongzao chromosome 7, ASM3175591v1 genome includes a region encoding these proteins:
- the LOC107434645 gene encoding probable indole-3-acetic acid-amido synthetase GH3.1: MAVDSVISSPLGPPSSEKDAYALQFIKEMTSNADAVQERVLSEILSQNAETEYLQRFGLNGATHRETFKSKIPVVTYEDLQPEIQRIANGDRSPILSSHPISEFLTSSGTSAGERKLMPTIAEEMDRRQKLYSLLMPVMNLYVPGLDKGKGLYFLFVKNSTKTPGGLLARPVLTSYYNSKQFKTRPYDPYNVYTSPNEAILCVDSFQSMYTQMLCGLIMRQEVLRVGAVFASGLLRAIRFLQLNWRELAHDISTGTLSPKITDASIRECMSKVLKPDPELADFIIQECSDENWERIIPRIWPKTKYLDVIVTGAMAQYIPTLDFYSGGLPKPCTMYASSECYFGLNLKPMCKPSEVSYTIMPNMGYFEFMPHDPWALPPSRDSPPRLVDLADVEVGKEYELVVSTYSGLCRYRVGDILQVTGFYNSAPQFRFVRRKNVLLSIESDKTDEAELQKAIENASVLLREFNTSVVEYTSFADTRTIPGHYVIYWELLVRESANPPTDDVLNRCCLAMEESLNSVYRQSRVADNSIGPLEIRVVKNGTFEELMDYAISRGASINQYKVPRCVNSTPITELLDARVASVHFSPSAPHWTPERRR, encoded by the exons ATGGCCGTTGATTCAGTGATTTCGTCTCCACTGGGTCCGCCTTCATCCGAGAAGGATGCATATGCTCTCCAGTTCATAAAGGAGATGACCAGCAACGCAGATGCTGTTCAGGAAAGAGTTCTGAGTGAGATACTGAGTCAGAACGCTGAGACTGAGTACCTTCAGCGTTTCGGACTCAACGGAGCTACTCATCGCGAAACTTTCAAGTCCAAAATCCCTGTCGTTACTTACGAGGATCTTCAGCCTGAGATCCAACGTATTGCTAATGGCGATCGCTCCCCCATCTTGTCCTCTCATCCCATCTCTGAGTTCCTCACCag TTCTGGAACTTCTGCAGGAGAAAGGAAATTGATGCCGACGATCGCTGAAGAAATGGACCGAAGACAGAAATTGTACAGCCTTCTTATGCCGGTTATGAACCT GTATGTTCCGGGTTTAGACAAAGGGAAGGGACTCTACTTCTTGTTCGTGAAGAACTCAACCAAGACCCCAGGGGGTCTGTTGGCGCGGCCTGTGTTGACAAGCTACTACAACAGCAAACAATTCAAAACCAGACCTTATGATCCGTACAATGTGTACACCAGTCCCAACGAGGCCATCCTCTGCGTCGACTCGTTCCAGAGCATGTACACACAAATGCTTTGCGGGCTCATCATGCGCCAGGAAGTCCTCCGAGTCGGTGCGGTGTTCGCTTCCGGACTTCTTAGAGCCATTCGGTTCCTCCAACTCAACTGGAGAGAGTTGGCCCATGACATCTCAACCGGAACGCTAAGCCCTAAAATCACAGACGCTTCCATCCGAGAATGCATGTCCAAAGTTCTCAAACCCGATCCCGAGCTCGCCGATTTCATCATTCAAGAATGTTCGGATGAGAATTGGGAACGTATAATCCCAAGAATTTGGCCCAAGACCAAGTACCTCGATGTGATAGTTACAGGTGCAATGGCCCAGTACATTCCAACGCTTGATTTCTACAGCGGTGGGTTACCAAAGCCTTGTACCATGTACGCTTCGTCCGAGTGTTATTTCGGCCTAAACCTCAAACCAATGTGCAAACCTTCGGAGGTTTCATACACCATTATGCCCAACATGGGCTACTTCGAGTTCATGCCTCATGACCCTTGGGCTCTACCGCCGTCCCGAGACTCGCCTCCTCGGCTCGTCGACTTGGCCGATGTCGAAGTCGGTAAGGAATACGAGTTAGTGGTCTCCACGTATTCCGGACTTTGCAGATACCGAGTCGGCGATATTCTTCAAGTCACTGGGTTCTACAATTCGGCACCGCAATTTCGGTTCGTGAGGAGGAAAAATGTTTTGCTGAGCATAGAATCGGATAAGACCGATGAAGCCGAGCTGCAGAAAGCGATTGAGAACGCTTCGGTGCTGCTGAGGGAGTTTAATACCAGCGTGGTTGAGTATACGAGTTTTGCTGATACACGAACGATTCCAGGGCATTACGTGATTTATTGGGAATTGTTGGTGAGAGAGTCAGCGAACCCACCGACTGATGACGTGTTGAACAGGTGCTGCTTAGCGATGGAAGAGTCGCTAAACTCGGTTTACAGACAAAGCCGAGTGGCTGACAATTCGATAGGACCACTTGAGATAAGGGTGGTGAAAAACGGGACATTCGAGGAGCTGATGGACTATGCAATATCAAGAGGTGCCTCCATAAACCAGTATAAGGTGCCCAGGTGCGTGAATTCCACACCCATCACCGAACTGCTTGACGCAAGGGTTGCTTCGGTGCATTTCAGCCCATCGGCGCCGCATTGGACGCCAGAACGGCGTCGTTGA